The Mycolicibacterium brumae DNA window GGCCAACGCCGGCAGCAGCAGGGTCGCCGCGACCTGCAACGGCCCGTGGCCGAAGAGCACCGACGGGGCCTGCGTGACGTAATGCAGCCGGTTCTCCGGGGTGACCGGCGCGGCGGCGAGATCGACGACCCCGTAGCGCAGCCGGACCAGGCCCGCGCCGACCCCCGCGGCCGCGGCGCACGCGCCGATGGAACCCAGAGTCAGCGCGGCGGCCATCAGTGGGCCGCGATGCGCCCGCCACTGCCAGGCCGCCACCGCGGCGATCACGCTCAGCGCGGCGAGCAGGCCCAGCAGCAAAGCCGCGCCGAGGAAGAAGTTGTCGGACTCCGCGCCGAGCGCGGCGTGCACCCGGTTGCCGCTCTTGGTCAGCGCGATCACGCCATGAATCGGCGGCGCCAGCCACGCCCACACGGCGCCGACGAGCACCCCGCCGGCGACCATCGCGACCACCACCAGCAGCGCCGCGCGGGTGTGTGAGTGCCGCGGGGCCGGTTCGACGGGGAGCTGAATCACCGTCAGAACCCTACCCGCGCCGAGGTGACAATTGCCGGTATGGTCCCCGTGCTTCGTTTTCTGTCCGCGACGCTGCTGTGCGTGGCGCTGATCACCGGCTGCCAGAACTCACCGGTTTCCGACGCCGAACCGACCACCAAGGCGCCCACCGCGGTGGCCGACCAGTCTGCCGTCTTCTTCCCCGGCGATCTCGCCGACTACGGCATGACGCTGACGCGGACCGACCGGGACCACCTCGCCGAGCTGTACGCGCTTCGCCAGATCGACCCCTGCGGGTTCCTCGACGGCCAGACCCTGTCCGGTCACCCCGACTTCAGCCGCACCTACGGGTCCGCAACGGCGGTCGAGCCCGGCGGTGTCGGCCCGATCTGGCCGCTGAACTGGGGCAGCTGCCGGGTGGCGCTGCCCGGATCCACCGTCGACCTCGGCCTGCGGTTGCTGCCCGGGGAGAAACAGTTCAGCGACGACTTCTATCAACCGGATCCGACGCGCCCGGGCGTGTGGACCTCGGACGCCCCCGGCTGGCGGTGCCAGGTGCGCGTCGAACTCCCGCTGACCGCGTTGTCCGGGGCGCCCGCGTCGATGCGCAATCCCACCCTGCTGATCGGGGCGATGGCCGCCAACGGCGGGCTCGACCTCGACGACACGTCCCTCTGCGCGTTGAGCGATGAGCTCGCCGGTCGGCTCGCCACCGTGGTCCGCGACGAGGGCGTGCCCGCCTACCCGAACTCGCCGTCGGCCCCCGAGCGGTTCCTGACCGCCGACCCGTGCGCGGCGGCGACCGAGCTGGGCGCGGCCACGCTCAGCTGGTGGGAGCCCGCGCCCGCCGCGCAATACCCCACCAGTTGGCGGCACGCCAACGTGTGCGATCTGCGCGCCACCACCGACCAACGGGGCCCGGGCGCGGTGGTGAAGTACGGGCTGGTCATCTGGTCGGACACGGTGCTGGACGTGCCGTGGGGCGACACCGCGACGCGCACCGAACAGGACGGCGTCGAACTGTTCACCCTTGCCGATCACAGCTGCTTGGTGGTCGCGCGGCTGAACACCGCGGCGCCCGCGATCGCCAAGGTCGGGGCGAACGCCCCGGATATGGTGGCGCCCACCCCGGTCGTCGTGGTCAGCGTGAGCGGCAACAGCGGCCAATGCCAGGCCGACGCTCAGACCATCGCCGTCGCCGCCGCCAAGCGGGCGCTGTAGGGGTCAGAGCACCTTGGACAGAAAGTCCTGCAGCCGTGGGTGTTTCGGGTTGTCGAAGATCTCCGCGGGCGGGCCGTCCTCCAGGATATGGCCGCCGGCCATGAATATCACCCGGGTGCCGACCTCGCGGGCGAAGCCCATCTCGTGGGTCACCACCACCATGGTCATACCCTCGTCGGCCAGCGTGCGCAGCACCTCCAGCACGTCGCCGACCATCTCCGGATCCAGCGCGCTGGTGGCCTCGTCGAACAGCATGATCGACGGGTTCATCGCCAGCGCCCGGGCGATGGCCACCCGCTGCTTCTGCCCACCGGACAGCGTCGCCGGCTTCACGTTCGCCTTGTCCGCCAAACCGACCTGAGCGAGCAGCTCCATCGCGCGCTGCTCCGCGCCCGGGGAGACCATCTTCTTGGTCAGCAGCGGGGCGAGGGTGACGTTCTGCAGCACCGTCATGTGCGGGAACAGATTGAAGTGCTGGAACACCATCCCGATGTGCTGGCGCACCTTGTCCAGGTCGACCTTCGGGTCGGTGAGGTCGAAGTCGTCGACCAGCACCCGGCCCCCGGTGATGTCCTCGAGTTTGTTCAGACACCGCAGGAAGGTCGACTTGCCGGACCCGGATGGACCGATGACGCAGACGACCTCGCCCTTGCGGACGGTGGTGTCGATGCCGTCGAGCACCACCAGGTCGCCGAAGGACTTGCGCAGCCCCTCGATGCGGATCTTCACCGCGCCCTCGGGTTCGGCGACGGCTTCCTCGGGCACCAGATGGCTCATTTCACCAACCTCGTCTCCACCCGGTCGGACAGTTTCGTCAACGCCATGATCACGATGAAGTAGATGATGCCGATGATCAGCCACATGTTGAAGGACTGGAAGTTGCGGGCGATGATGATCCGCCCGGTCTGGGTCAGTTCGGCGATGCCGATCACCGACAGGATCGAGGTGTCCTTCAGCGTAATGACGAACTGGTTGATGTACGACGGGATCATGGTCCGGACCGCCTGCGGCAGAATGACTTTCCGCATGGTCGGCAGGTAGCCGATGCCGAGGCTGCGGGCCGCCTCCATCTGGCCCTTGTCCACCGATTGGATGCCGCCGCGGACGATCTCGGTCATGTACGCGCCGGCGTTGAGCGACAGCGTGATGATGCCGGCGGTCATCGCCGACATCTGGAAGCCCATCGCCGCCGGGATGCCAAAGTAGATGAAGAACGCCTGCACCAGCAGCGGTGTGCCGCGGAAGATGTCGACATAGGCCGCGCCGATCGCGCGCAGCCAGATGGACCGCGACACCCGCAGCAGGCCGAAGAAGACGCCGAGGGCCAACGCGATCAGGATCGACACCACGGTCAGGATCATCGTCATCTTCAGGCCGAGCATGAGCAGCGGGAAGGTGCTCTTGAGCAGGCCGAAGAAGGAGTTGTCCGCGTTCGCGGCGCCCGCGCCGAGGTAGGTCTCGACGATCTCGTCGTAGCGACCGGACTCCTGGAGGTTCTTCAGCCCGGTGTTGAACATGGTGATCAATTCGGGGTTCTGGCCCTTGTTGACCGCGAAGCCGTAGTTCGCGCCGGCTTCCTTCGGCGTGACGGTCTTGAAACCGTTGCCCTGGGCGATGCCGTAGTTGAGCACCGGATAGTCGTCGAAAATGGCCTCGGAGTTGCCGGTGCGGACCTCGTCGTACATCGACGCCGAATCGGCGAAATACACGGTGGTGAAACCGTATTCGTCCTTGATGGACTCGGCGAACGCGGCGCCCTCGGTGCCGTTCTTCACCGCGACGCGTTTGCCGCGCAGATCCTCATAGGAGCTGATGTCGTCGTCGCTGTCGAGCACCGCCATCTGCACCCCGGACTCGAAGTACGGGTCGGAGAAGTCGAACACCTTCTTGCGCTCGTCGGTGATCGACATACCCGCGATGACGGCGTCGACCTGATTGGCCTGCACCGCTTGCAGGGCCGCGTCGAAGCCCAGCGGTTTGATGTCGACGGTGAAGCCCTGGTCCGCCGCGATGGCCCGGATCAGATCCATATCGATGCCGACGTACTGGCCGTCGTCATCCTGAAACTCGAACGGGGCGAACGTGATGTCGGTGGCCACCACGTAGTGCTCACCTTCGGCCGAGGCCTTCGGCGCGCCGATCCCGATCGCGGCGATCCCCGCGATGAGCAGCGCGACCAGCGTCAGCGTCAGCGGCCGAACCGATCTCGCGCGGCCGTCGTCCATGGTGACCTCCCGTCGTGGGTGTGGGAGAACGGTAACCCTCTGTCAGTCGCGCTGCACGGATTCGGCGGGCAGCTTGAGCACCCGGTTGTTGCCGAAATCCGACACGTACACCGCCCCGCGCCGGTCCACCGCGACGCCGCCCGGACCGGACAGCCCGTCGAACGGCAGGTCCACCGAGGGGCCCTGCCCGATCGGCGGCAGCATCACCACCCGGTTGTTGCCGGAGTCGGCGACGAAGACGTTGCCCTCCCCGTCGACGGTCAGCGCGGACGGCAATTGCAGGCCTCGAAACGCCAGTTCGGTTTGCTCGGTGGACCCGGCGGGCAACCGGAGCACCCGGCCGTCGTCGTACTCGGAGACGTAGACGGTCCCGGCGTAGTCCACCGCGACTCCGCGCGGCGCGCGAAGTCCCTTGAAGCCCAGCACGGTCTGGGTCCCACCCGGGCTGAGCCGCACCACCCGGTTGTTGCCGGAGTCGGCGACGTACACGTTCCCGGAGCCGTCGACGGCCAGCCCTTCCGGTTTGCTGAGTCCGGTCAGCTCCAGCTCGGCGGGCGCGTCGTCCCCAGACGTCAGTTTGATCACCCGGTTCCCGGCGGAATCGGAGACGTAGGTGTTGCCGGCGGAGTCGACGACCACGAAGCCGATGGAATCCAGCTCGCCGACCGGCAGCTCGGTCTGTTCCGGCTCGTCGTCGTCGGAATCGGCGGACAGCTGCAGCAGCTTACCGTTCCGGTTGTCGCCGGAGGCGTCGGCGACGACGTAGACCGCGCCGGCCGAATCCACCGCGATGCCTTCCGGGTGGCTGAGGTCGGCCAGCGGCAGGGTCTCCTGCTTGCTGGGGGCGGCGGTGGACGTCGCCGGCGGCGGCACGTCCTGGGCGTCGGTCGCGGTGTCCTCGCCTGCGCAGGACACCACCGCGGTCGACAGCGCGGCGGCCACTGCCACCACCAGAATCCTGCGCACTGCACTCCTTGACCGCCGCTGATCCGACACCCGCAGCCGGGATGGACGAAATCCACCATAGGACAAGGCCCAGCGGGCAGGCTGTTGAAATGCCCGAGTTCACCGACGCGCAGCGGCGCACCCTCACCTTGATCGTCGACACCTTCGTCGCCTCGATTCCCCGCGACGACGACCCGACCGGGTTCTTCGCGACCAAAGGCAGCGACATCGGCGCCGACCTGGGGGTGGCGCAGCATCTGCTCACCCGGCTCACCGATGAGGAGATCGCCGGCCTGACGCAGTTGTTCGACGGGCTGGTCGCGTTCGGTTTCGACGACCAGCCGCTGGAGGGCCGCGAGCAGATCCTGGCCGCGGTGTCGGCGAGCGGGCCCGAAGCGGCGCTGGCCGTCGACGCGCTGTTCACGCTGTCCTCGCTGTACAGCTTCGCCCTCGTCGACGAGCAGGGCCGCAATCCGCTGTGGCCGGGAATGGGGTACCCCGGGCCTGCGCAGAACCCGCCGCAGCAGCCGAAGACGCTGACCGTGTTCGACCCGGCGCGCGACGGGTTGGACTTCGAGGTCGTGGTGGTGGGGTCGGGCTGCGGCGGCGGGGTGGCCGCGGCGGTGCTCGCGGAGGCAGGCAAGCGGGTGCTGGTGCTGGAAACCGGCGGCTACCTCAACGAATCGGACTTCATCCAGCTGGAGGCGGCCACCTATCAGAACCTGTTCCTGCGGGGCGGCTTCTTCCCCACCGCCGACGGGATGGTGGCGATCGCGTCGGGCTGCGCGGTCGGCGGCGGCAGCACCGTCAACTGGTCCAATTCGCTGCGCACCCCCGCCGGGGTGCGCCGGGAGTGGGCCGAGGCCGGCCTGTCCGACGTGACCGACGCCGCCTACGACGAGCACCTGGACGCCGTGTGGCGACGGATCGGCGCCAACACCGAGGCCGCCTATCAGAACGGCCCGCACCGCCGGCTCTCCGAAGGCGCTGCCGCGCTTGGCTATTCGTACACGCTGGCCAACCTCAACATCGACCCGGAGCGGATGGACCCGGTGCTCATCGGGTACAGCGGGATGGGCGACCAGTCCGGCGCCAAACAGGGCACGCTGCGCACCTACCTGCAGGACGCCTCCGACGCCGGCGCGAAACTGCTGCCCAACGCCTGGGCCCGCCGCATCCGCACCGCGGACGGCGCCGCGACCGGCGTCGAGGTGCTCCGCACCGATCCGGCCACCGGCGAGACCTCGACGCTGACGATCACCGCGCCGCAGGTGGTGGTGTCCTGCGGCAGCCTGGAAACTCCGGCGCTGCTGCTGCGTTCGGGCATCGGAGGCCCGGCGACGGGCACGAACCTGCGACTGCATCCGGCGACGGTCATCAGCGGTCTCTACGACGAGCCGCAGGATCCGTGGATCGGACCGCCACAGGCCGGGGTGATGAACGAATTCGGTGTGGGCGCAGAAGAATACGGCTTCATCATCGAAGGGGTGCAACACATTCCGGGCCTCTACACCACCACCATCCCCCGGCTCGGGGCCGTCGCGCACAAGGAGATCGCGCAGCAGTACCAGCACCGGGCGGACTGGGTGATGCTGATCCGCGACCGCGGCGCCGGCCGGGTCACCATCGACGCCGACGGCCAGGCCCAGCACTGGTACCCGTTCGATGACGAGGCCGACCGCGCGAACTTCCGGCGCGGGATCGCCACCGCGATCCGGCTGCACGCCGCGGCCGGCGCGCGGCAGATCTTCGCCGGCGGGCAGCGGTTCGCGCCGTGGACCCGCGGAGAGGACCTGGAGGCGTTCATCGCGGCCGTCGACGCGATGCCGATCGGCCCGGGTGGATTGCCGGTGTTCAGCGCGCACCAGATGTCCAGCGCCCCGCTGGGCGCAGACCCCGCGACGTCGGTGGCGGCGCCGTCGGGCGAACTGCACGACACCGCCGGGGTGTGGATCGCCGATGCGTCGGGCATGCCGAGCTGTTCCGGGGTCAACCCGATGGTCTCGGTGCTGGCGCTCGCGCACCGCACCGCGACGAACATGCTTAGCGCGGCGTCAATGCGCTGAGCCCGCTGCGCAAAACCCTCCGCAAGCTCCGGGTTTCGCTTGCGACTCAGCGGCGTCAATGCGCTGAGCCCGCTGCGCAAAACCCTCCGCAAGCTCCGGGTTTCGCTTGCGACTCAGCGGTGCGGGTCCAGCTCGGTGCTGTCGGCCAGCCCGTGCCGGGAGCACTTGGCCCACCAGCCGTCGGGCCGGATCTGCACCACCATCCGCCGGCCGCAGGCCGCGCAGTACCGCGGAGCCTCCAGGCCCAGCTGGGCGGCGGTCGGCAGCACCGCGCCGGCCCGGTCGTCGGTGGCGACGCCGGTGTAGACGTTGAACTTCCCGGCCCCGACGATCTCCGGCAGCGCGCCGGTCATCACAGGCTGGCGTTCAGCGCCTTGATCGGCATCTGCAGGTCGTCGAGCAACTGCAGGTCCGATTCGGCCGGCCGGCCCAGGGTGGTCAGGTAGTTGCCGACGATGACGGCGTTGATGCCGCCCAGGATGCCCTGCTTGGCGCCCAGATCGCCGAGGGTGATCTCGCGGCCGCCTGCGAAGCGCAGCATGGTCTTGGGCAGCGCCAGGCGGAACGCCGCGACGGCCTTGAGCGCCTCCGCGGCCGGCAGCACCTCCAGGTCCCCGAACGGGGTGCCCGGGCGCGGGTTGAGGAAGTTCAGCGGCACCTCGTGCGGGTTGAGGGCGGCCAGGTCGGCGGCGAACTCGGCGCGCTGCTCCAGGGTCTCCCCCATGCCGAGGATGCCGCCGCAGCACACCTCCATGCCCGCCTCGGCGACCATGTTCAGCGTCTCCCAGCGCTCCTCCCAGGTGTGGGTGGTCACCACATTGGGGAAGAACGACCGCGCGGTCTCCA harbors:
- a CDS encoding DUF2567 domain-containing protein, with the translated sequence MIQLPVEPAPRHSHTRAALLVVVAMVAGGVLVGAVWAWLAPPIHGVIALTKSGNRVHAALGAESDNFFLGAALLLGLLAALSVIAAVAAWQWRAHRGPLMAAALTLGSIGACAAAAGVGAGLVRLRYGVVDLAAAPVTPENRLHYVTQAPSVLFGHGPLQVAATLLLPALAAAVVYAFYAAASPRDDLGGFPPQDLLVARPVAVGQPLGAPEQPHGAPEQPHGAPEQPYAWPHQPQGQQMQGYPPPAQ
- a CDS encoding amino acid ABC transporter ATP-binding protein: MSHLVPEEAVAEPEGAVKIRIEGLRKSFGDLVVLDGIDTTVRKGEVVCVIGPSGSGKSTFLRCLNKLEDITGGRVLVDDFDLTDPKVDLDKVRQHIGMVFQHFNLFPHMTVLQNVTLAPLLTKKMVSPGAEQRAMELLAQVGLADKANVKPATLSGGQKQRVAIARALAMNPSIMLFDEATSALDPEMVGDVLEVLRTLADEGMTMVVVTHEMGFAREVGTRVIFMAGGHILEDGPPAEIFDNPKHPRLQDFLSKVL
- a CDS encoding amino acid ABC transporter substrate-binding protein/permease, whose translation is MDDGRARSVRPLTLTLVALLIAGIAAIGIGAPKASAEGEHYVVATDITFAPFEFQDDDGQYVGIDMDLIRAIAADQGFTVDIKPLGFDAALQAVQANQVDAVIAGMSITDERKKVFDFSDPYFESGVQMAVLDSDDDISSYEDLRGKRVAVKNGTEGAAFAESIKDEYGFTTVYFADSASMYDEVRTGNSEAIFDDYPVLNYGIAQGNGFKTVTPKEAGANYGFAVNKGQNPELITMFNTGLKNLQESGRYDEIVETYLGAGAANADNSFFGLLKSTFPLLMLGLKMTMILTVVSILIALALGVFFGLLRVSRSIWLRAIGAAYVDIFRGTPLLVQAFFIYFGIPAAMGFQMSAMTAGIITLSLNAGAYMTEIVRGGIQSVDKGQMEAARSLGIGYLPTMRKVILPQAVRTMIPSYINQFVITLKDTSILSVIGIAELTQTGRIIIARNFQSFNMWLIIGIIYFIVIMALTKLSDRVETRLVK
- a CDS encoding NHL repeat-containing protein; its protein translation is MRRILVVAVAAALSTAVVSCAGEDTATDAQDVPPPATSTAAPSKQETLPLADLSHPEGIAVDSAGAVYVVADASGDNRNGKLLQLSADSDDDEPEQTELPVGELDSIGFVVVDSAGNTYVSDSAGNRVIKLTSGDDAPAELELTGLSKPEGLAVDGSGNVYVADSGNNRVVRLSPGGTQTVLGFKGLRAPRGVAVDYAGTVYVSEYDDGRVLRLPAGSTEQTELAFRGLQLPSALTVDGEGNVFVADSGNNRVVMLPPIGQGPSVDLPFDGLSGPGGVAVDRRGAVYVSDFGNNRVLKLPAESVQRD
- a CDS encoding GMC family oxidoreductase, which translates into the protein MPEFTDAQRRTLTLIVDTFVASIPRDDDPTGFFATKGSDIGADLGVAQHLLTRLTDEEIAGLTQLFDGLVAFGFDDQPLEGREQILAAVSASGPEAALAVDALFTLSSLYSFALVDEQGRNPLWPGMGYPGPAQNPPQQPKTLTVFDPARDGLDFEVVVVGSGCGGGVAAAVLAEAGKRVLVLETGGYLNESDFIQLEAATYQNLFLRGGFFPTADGMVAIASGCAVGGGSTVNWSNSLRTPAGVRREWAEAGLSDVTDAAYDEHLDAVWRRIGANTEAAYQNGPHRRLSEGAAALGYSYTLANLNIDPERMDPVLIGYSGMGDQSGAKQGTLRTYLQDASDAGAKLLPNAWARRIRTADGAATGVEVLRTDPATGETSTLTITAPQVVVSCGSLETPALLLRSGIGGPATGTNLRLHPATVISGLYDEPQDPWIGPPQAGVMNEFGVGAEEYGFIIEGVQHIPGLYTTTIPRLGAVAHKEIAQQYQHRADWVMLIRDRGAGRVTIDADGQAQHWYPFDDEADRANFRRGIATAIRLHAAAGARQIFAGGQRFAPWTRGEDLEAFIAAVDAMPIGPGGLPVFSAHQMSSAPLGADPATSVAAPSGELHDTAGVWIADASGMPSCSGVNPMVSVLALAHRTATNMLSAASMR